The genome window AATTGTTCCACAACGTCATCATCTGCAAAAGCTTCCGTAATTGTTAGTTGTCTTGCACTCTCGTCACCCTCATCATCGAGAGCTTCTTCCATATCTGCCACATCTGGTAATTCTGAGTCTAAAGGCTTGGCTTTAACAGCAATAAACTTCTTGGGATCGATATCAGTCTTTGCTCGGTTCACCTGCTGCACTCCTGAGATGGTGTCGGTCATCTTCTGCAGCTCACTGATCTCCTGCGACGAGCTTTGCTGAGTTGCTCCTTCTGACAATGCCTCATCTAGCTCTGGGTGTTTCACCTGCTTCTTCATTTCCAATGATACTGGCATTTCACCATCACTATTGTCATCATTGGCagtcggtccttccacgttacttaAGAATTCTTTTTGATATTTTGCTATCCTCTTGTTAACAGAGGCTCTCATTTTTTCTTCCATCTTTTGAAATAGTTCTTCAACACTTTCACCACTGCCAGCTCCATTAACAGAGATCACAGGACTGTCTTTGTTTTTGCTCTCTTCTGTCTCTCTCACCTCTACTTTAGTCTCTCCTACATCATCACTCGCACACAATGGAGTTACTTGCCAACTACCACTTGAACTAATAAATTCTATTGTATTGTTGGCAATTTTATCGTCACCATCAAAatcaaattttcttttcttctttgttttagaTGGTGACTGTTTCTTCCTTTTGACTTTTTCATTACTTACAATAACTTCCTTTGAATTGTCTGAATCCTGgtgatttctgttttcttcttccaaAACAGAAGTATGCTTAACATTAATTTCCTTGTTAATGTTATCTGATGATGTCCCTTCACTCATTCCTTGATTTTCATTCTGAactaattctttattttcattagAACTATTCACTTTGTTACTTGACTTTGATTCCTCTGGGCTGGATTCACCCTTGTTCTCCTGTTGTTCTCTCACACTCTTTTGTTCCCAGAACCTTTTGTAGCCTCTCAGGAAATTTTCGACTTCTGATTCTGTTTTCCCAGTGACCCAGGGATTATCTGAGTTACTCATGCTGTTGACATTTATATCTTCTTCAACTGCTTCATCACTACTGCTCTCTTCAATTTGTATCTTCTTAGTGAGGTCACGGCTGATAGCTAGCTGTTCCGCCAGCTCCTGTCGTGTCTACAACAAAAGAATGAATTATACCCAGTACTGCAAACAAGAATTTTAGAAGAGGATTCCTATATCTCTAAGCTGACATTAAAAATGAATTCAGAACTTCACTTACTACAATAATTGCAATTTTGGCTCTCGTTCTTAAGCAATTGTCTTATAACTCAAGAAAGAGATATGACAAacaaaacaacaatgaaataaaaaataaaaagaactttgacataacaagtaaataaaaactgATGAATTTTATTCTAGTGTGTCTGCTGCTTCCTGGCAACCATATTTTCTCCCCCTCTTCATTAGAATGTATTGGTTTCCAACCATCTTTCTGATTTTATAGccacaaaataaagtaatttctgcaGGCAGATTTTCTTTAATTGCTTCAAGTTGGATTgaatcaagtttcttgtttccTTGCCTGATTAGAATTCAATTTAACATTATTATAAATGCTTTATAGTTCACATAATAAAGTAAAAACTACAGTTGACACTGAATTAATGTACCAGCTTTTAAGGAAATCCCACTTTTAATGAATACTTTCGTCAGTACCGGCGAAACTCCCATAACACCAATGTTACTTCTCCTCATTTTCAACGAACTACAGTTTAAGAAAAAGTCTGCTTTTAAGCAATAGACATGAAATATTCTGGAGACTGAAATCCAGTTACATGATTACTAAAATGTTCCTGTGAGCTTCTGATTTCTTTGTATTTCACACAAGTCATAACTTTTGTCCTGTTGCACAATAAATGGTAATCGACTCAATCAGTTAATGTGTACCTAGAGCATAGCCAATAACTCGATTTCCCTTGTAGCGACACTGACAGATGGACTGAAAGAATCAGAAATAGACTTCTGTGCAACTTAGGTCATGTGACCTGACGTCACAGTCACTGAGCCTATGAAAGTACAAACTGCGAAAAGTGTAGTCTTTTGGTTACTGAAACATCGAAGTTATCAACTTTATTTCTGTGGAGTTATGCCCTGCAAACATAGAAAGCTCAGAGTTCACCTAAAGCTGATGATGGCAgtcttaatgtgaatctttccaaCATGGCGAAGAAATACAATGCAGTGCCATCTACATGTACAGCAATTCTAAAATAAGGAAGTGTTATTAAATGCCGAAGCTAACAACTCCTATGGATCCAAAAAAGAACATTCATATGCCTACATTCAGTGAGATGAAAAATATTCTTCTAAGGTAGTTTCACAGTTTCATGGACAGAGAAGTGGAAGAATTTCTGTATAAGCATATAAGCAGGAGATTGCCCATGACACCACTCAAAGCTGGCACTGAAAATTCCAGAGCAACGATTGGCTGGTTGAATCATTTTAAGAAAACATTATAATATATTGTTCCAAAATGTAAGTGAAGAAAGTGAGGTGCGGATCACAGAAAGTGTGCCTATTGCAAGAACATTACATTGCCATGACTGACACACAGTTATGATCCCAGGTACATTTTGAATGCTGATGAAACTGACATTGTTTATAATTTACTTCCTGCAGAATCATATTCTGTTAAGGGAGAAAAATGCgacagaggtaaaaaaaaaaaaaaaaaatgtaaaggaaGGATGGCGACACTACTGCGTATAAATAGTGATGGAAGTGAAAAGTTTACACCACTATTAATTCTTAGGCATTTCCAAAACataaaaacatacaaaattataaCATCCAAAATCAGGTATACATTACATATAACAACAATTTGCAGGCTTTGGACAGTAGTAATTTCATGCATATTTTCTAAACCTTATCCAGAGAGTCTCCAACCAAACAAAGCATTTTCTGCCAGAGCAACACACACTATAACATGAAAACAAAACATTGTTTTCTCTTGCTTTAGAGATATAAGAAATGAGATACAatgttgaagaaatttttcattatgGTCAGAAGGGTCTAACAGGAAAGTATCATATATAATATTTTGCGTCTTAAGCTATACAATCTCATATATgagcataccactgaaaagatgaatgacataagtattagtgtcagtgttgCTGGCaaaaagctgaaatcattaaaattgaacaaaactctAGGGCTTGATGCAAACCCTGTCAGATTCTGGTCAAACGCCACCCCACAATTGTGTGTTAGTGATCTAGGCCACGGAGGCGGGTACATGACAGAGGTGAAGCTAGTTAAAATTGGTATTACTGTTCAGATCTTTCAAAAATTAAATACCTGATCATTGTATTTGGCACGTACTGCACGGCTGCGTGCCCATTTCCCTGTGTTTCTATGCCTCAGTGTCATCCTTTCTTCAGCCCTTGCTCTCTCAATCTGCTCCAATTGTTTCAGAGCAGCCTCAGGGTCTGTCTTTTGCAGGTTTTCAAAATCTTTCAGCTGTTGCTTGATTTTCTGACGACGCAGCGTACGATGATAACTGGTACGAGAaaaagtaattttgtaataataCCTTTGAAAAGTCCTTAACAGCACATCTTCAACTGAGTTTCGAATGAACAATCAACTGACAgtacaaattcataaaaaaattcagtcttttaaaaataaatttacacaTTTTACAGATTTAGTTGTTCATATGTTTACCATGTCTGTGTGTTGAGACAAAGGCTAACTGAAATGACTGGTGCACGATTATCaaacgacaaggtcattagagagagTATACAAACTCAGACTGTGCAATTACAGGAAAGGAAATTGACTGAATCCTTTTCAGACCGAACCAACCATTttggcagagagagaaagagagagagagagagagagagagagagagagggggggggggggggaattgctaGTCAGTACTTACAATAAGGAGGATAAATTCCCATACTGCTTATAGACTTATTACAAGAAGAACAGAACTTTTCTAGCTTTTGGATCTATTAGTTCCTTTGTCAGGGACGAGGACGGATAGTTTGGGAAGGAGTCACAGGCCACTCAGACCCCTGTTTGAGACTGATTCAACTGCTGTGAGGATGAGGGGGTGACAATTATGAATAAGGAAGTGTCAGACACAGTAGGAGATAAAGAACTGTAAGTACTCAGCATCAGTCCAGATATGGTGGAAGTACTGAGGGAGAAATGAGAAGTGGAACAATTAGTGCTATTAAAGGCTAAGAAAGCAGAAAGgatactagagagagagagagagagagagagagagagagagagaaatggcaaaaaacataaagaaagagGTAAAAAGTACCATGTAGAGTAACAATGAAAtattacaaacaaaagaaaaataaatacatccATTAATAAATCTCCTCCCCCCCTTTACTCActcatattattttttatatatatttatcttttCCTTCAAAGGCATTTGCTTTTGCTCCCTTGTCACCTTCTCTCCTTTCGTCTTAGTTCTCAATTAGAAACCTCTCATTCTTTATAAATCGAACTACCTTGTATCAAGCAGcctcaaacttctgattactttacaaacgagTTAATGTTAAGCATGTGATGCTAAGCAtacaaacaagaaaattttttgaaaaggttTGAGATTATGTTAAGGTTATGGGATGTCactgagtgctctcattatcaaacactggaagaCTATAGCCTGGGTAATTtcagctccattttaagcaaaagcaaatTTTTTACACATCTCAATCTTTACGTTGTTATAGCTCATGAACTGTGagccgtacaatgacataattttgcaggtgtgTTCAGTGGTTTATGAGGACATGTTACAAATAGAGtcagaagtaaagaagtaataaattaaaaagtcatgcccAATgcagaagttttactgcatgacctgtggaaacgtagtacgtgaaaaatttttttttctttttatcattttGTGAGGTCTAGCcgagaaaaagtttcacaaaggtttgaaattgtgtacaAAGTTTGGTGTAAGACACTAAGTACTCTaattcccaaatactggatgactatagTCTGGGTATTTCCATATGGcaagttacactgcctcaagacatatacactGGTTCTGGCTGTAATACTTCTCTTACTATGTTAAAATCTTTAGTATAACACTTTATCTCTTCATTAGTaaattatgacaacattttaaatttggtcACCAATTATTTGAAATATTGAGAACCAAATTTATGTTGCCCCCAGGAAGTGGTAAGATAGGCAACCTGCTATGGTAACTGTGCGCCATGGACCAAGAACCAGTCTAGTTCTTGCAATTGCTAAGGAACAGCTGAtgcttgctaaggaacaactgccagttGCTACAAAACAACCAACAATTAATATGGAACAGCCAACTACTGCTTCAGAACACTTAACCAATAATACTGGAAGGAAATGTACAGGTCGAAATATGTTAACTACAGCAAAGTCTGTGGATGAACTATTTGTATGTATTCGACAGTTAATGCACTACAATGTTTGACAGAGATTGCTGTGGAACCAATTAGTGCAACATTTCGTGTAGTAGTATGGCAACATGACTACAAGACATAATCTGAGTGCTTACGATTGTGGACGAGCAGTTGGATGGCTCGGAAGTGtcattactgtggccacagtaatgtgTGTGTCCGAAAGCACCATATTGCAATTAAAATGGTTACCGAAGGTGAAAATGCTGTAAAAAAGCATGCTGGTGATCGTAGACAGTCCACCACACTGCAAGAGGATTGATATGTACACCTAGTGCCGAAAAGAACAGACATTTCtctcctaggcagatcgctgcagaccttaCTATCACTACCAGCACCATTTCATGACGATTAAAACTGAATCGGTTTGTATGCTCACAAGCatgttaaatgcatcccacttcaacaACACCATTGTTGAAAAAAGTTTGTTGGGATGGGGAGCAGTTTGGCTGGGGAAAACAGtgatccagagtgatgttctccgacaaATCCCATTCAAATCCCACTTCACCGTGGAAAGCGATTCTAGCCACCTGTTACtgtggagacagacagacagacagacagacagacagagagagagagagagagagagagagagagagagagagagaatgtgcatGCCTATGCGTTATGGTGTGGGCAAGCATTAAGCACAATGGCCGAACACTGTTGGTTATCTTCGTGCAATGTCCATTACAGCACAGTGATAGTGCAGGGAGATTACTGGTATTCTGAATCCTGTTTAGGGGTGCAGTAGACCCCGAGTTTTTGTTTGTGGTTGACAATACCTGCTCATACAGGACTGCTGAGGTATcagacacactggaaagtgaagataggGAACATATGGAATGCCCTGCATACTTCCCAGACCTAAATGCTATAGAGCTTGCCTGAGATGCTGCTGGCAGACATGCTTCTCAATGAACactccctcccctcccacttccccaCATCCTAGTCCATCCTACTCGCACTCCTAAACCTTTGCCACAGGAATCAcattcctgtggaagacccaggtacaAGAACTACCCCATCCACCCACCAAGaaattcctattccagtcctgtcacaagcttATCCAACCTGATCACACACCAGGCCACCtgcgaaagcagccatgttatataccagatctacatctacatctacatggttactctgcaattcacacttaagtacctggcagagggttcatcgaaccattttcatactacatctctaccattccactcttgaatggcgcgtgggaaaaaaggaacacctaaaactttccgttcgagctctgatttctcttattttattatgatgccatttggaagagaaagttagtgattgatatttcataaatagatctcaacgcaaagaaaaccacctttgtttcagtgactgcgaccccaactcacgtatcgcaccagtgacactctcacctccatggtgcgataacacgaaacgagctgcccttctttacactttttcggtgtcctccgtcaatcctacctggtaaggatcccacaccgtgcagcaacattccagcagatgacagacaagtgtaatgtaatttGTGTCTTtcgtgggtttgttgcatcttctaagtgttctgccaacaaagcgcagtctctgtttcgccttccccacaatactatccatgtggtctttccaatttaaaccCACATGTATGGAACAGACACCGACATTACTGTAACACAtgacctattggtgtaacacttatttcattgtTAAGATGCCGCATTgctgtcattctaaccaacacaggttccttgtctgaaactcgggcgtggactgactgtctctcgaccaaaaatcgggcccttatatatcatcacaataataggtactgaaactacacagtgttcaaagttaaatttacagaaattaaaattaaaacttaactcattaaattaactgaatacatcgaaaaattggcgctttttaacagtttattttactacaagggttaagctgaattatttgtttaaagatgaaattaacatatgtagttacacaaacaatacttctgATGAGActggaaattactttggaattaattaagggctggctttgctaagaTGTTTTCGAATAGAGAAAATTAAACACTTTAAAAATACTATTAGttcatcttccaaatgtctataattagtacagaatttatatttgtttatatgtcaatagaatttaagttatgaaacaattactgatttcaccctataatgaaagatactacctagtaatagtcaaaatgatttagaaaatcaattacatccgtaaaacaaagcacaaaattagatttggtgttatattctttaaaactgagggggcaacctttctcttttatggaaatgcagataatattcacgtatgttaatggtaattagctaaaattgaaaaaatgacttttaaggaggcagatggcaaaagaaGACGGAAAGTAAAAATATCATAGCTTGCTTTGTCACAGACAGACAgagccaggaggacatcaaaagcagactagtactggcagaaaggacactcctggccaagagaattctactaacatcaaacacaggacttaattagaggaagaaatttctgagaatgtacgtctggtgcacagcgttgcatggtagtgaaaaatagactgtgggaaaactggaacagaagagaatcgaagtatctgagatgtggggctacagacgaatgttgaaaattaggtggactgataaggtaaggaatgaggaggttctgcaaggaatcagagaggaaaggaataataatgaatggaaagttctggttgagaataaCAAATTATTGAGGAATAAAGAAGActactcactgaaaagcagaagtgctgcattgtcggtagatacacaaacaaaaggtacagagctttgctttgccagctttcagaatgaaattcctttctcaagtACACACaaaagtggtggttgtggggaggatccagatgaaacgggttgtgaagcagccattgtaaTTTCGCATGTTTGTGCTCTGTTGCATGTTGTGCCTTTGGGTGGTCACCCTTCTTTTTGGCAACACTTTGATGGTGCCCATTCATTCTGGTTgatagctggttggttgtcataccaatataaaatgctgtgcagtggttgcagcagagctggtatgcaacatgcctgctttcacaggtgagctggcctctgatggggtaggataagccagtGATGGCACTGGAGTATGACATGCTGGGTGGTGGATACAGCAGGTCTTGCATCTGTGTCTTCCACAAGGctatgatccctgtggcaggggtctgggggtgggagtggcataaggatggactaggatgttgggtGAGCAGCAgaacaccactttgggaggggATGGATGTATCTTGAGTAGGATGTCCctaatttcagggcacaatgatagataatcaaagccttgACACAGGACGTGGTTCAGTCGTTCCAGTCCTGAGTGGCACTGGGTGGCAAGGGGGACACTTCATGGTCATTGGTTCTTGTGAGACCtttagcatactgagcaagggagttctcACCACTGTCAATGCATCTACCATAGGTGGCCAAGCCGTATGGAAGGGATATTTTGATGTGGaaggggtgacagctgtcaaagtgcaggttTGGTGGGTTTGATGAGGACTGGGGTGTGGATTGAACCATCTGACAGGAGGAGatgaacatctaggaaggtggcatgatGGGTGAAGGGGGACCAGGTGacgtggatgggagagaaggtgttgagattgtgaaggaatgaggataacgTGTGCTGGCCTTGGGTTGAGATTATAAAGATGccatcaataaacctgaaccagaccaggggttttGGAATCTAGGAATGTTTGCTCTGGGTGGCCCATGAagtggttggcataggagggtgccatgggAGTTCCTATGGCTGTGCCACGAATTTGTTTGCATATCTCCCTTccaaaggtgaagtagttatggattaggatgtagttggttaggtgtatgaggaatgaagtgGTGAGTGGTTtttcaaactaagctgcaaccactgtgctgctttctacatgggcatgacaaccaaccatctgtctgcatgaatggccactgacaaactggccaagagacagctggtcCATCCTGTTGTGTAACATGCTGCCCAACA of Schistocerca serialis cubense isolate TAMUIC-IGC-003099 chromosome 2, iqSchSeri2.2, whole genome shotgun sequence contains these proteins:
- the LOC126458203 gene encoding U3 small nucleolar RNA-associated protein 14 homolog B is translated as MDESKASDIESENEVLDLEHSKLLSAVRQLDGKQRVKAPTRKETSRQISEFNLGKHQIENDTVGVNELTKALEKRASHVEIGQKLKNLKQKAKPLKPPLEKFEAEKIKRVVGFTNVKQQLNRWNAVVDRNRVAENLIYPLIPKGSITLDTTKDFVKRFESQSELEAKVAEILSRSKVVNGDKEVEKEDEEEEGEEFPLSLEEIMERRKEMAKLRAQQSYREAKAARQKKIKSKSYHRTLRRQKIKQQLKDFENLQKTDPEAALKQLEQIERARAEERMTLRHRNTGKWARSRAVRAKYNDQTRQELAEQLAISRDLTKKIQIEESSSDEAVEEDINVNSMSNSDNPWVTGKTESEVENFLRGYKRFWEQKSVREQQENKGESSPEESKSSNKVNSSNENKELVQNENQGMSEGTSSDNINKEINVKHTSVLEEENRNHQDSDNSKEVIVSNEKVKRKKQSPSKTKKKRKFDFDGDDKIANNTIEFISSSGSWQVTPLCASDDVGETKVEVRETEESKNKDSPVISVNGAGSGESVEELFQKMEEKMRASVNKRIAKYQKEFLSNVEGPTANDDNSDGEMPVSLEMKKQVKHPELDEALSEGATQQSSSQEISELQKMTDTISGVQQVNRAKTDIDPKKFIAVKAKPLDSELPDVADMEEALDDEGDESARQLTITEAFADDDVVEQFRKEKEEAVKKSEPEDIDLSLPGWGTWGGKGILASVPKKKKKRFIIKFPKPPPRKDSNKGDVIINEEKDVKIKEHQVSEVPFPFTTVKDYEASVRAPIGATWVTQSSHRKLTAPKYKTYLGKIIKPIDEDLLLKKKPVAKRK